Proteins found in one Triticum aestivum cultivar Chinese Spring chromosome 4D, IWGSC CS RefSeq v2.1, whole genome shotgun sequence genomic segment:
- the LOC123098235 gene encoding pentatricopeptide repeat-containing protein At1g09900: MPFRPTFPRRCLDDRKLSSFLSALASFSANPSPSPPAGSVPAARTPAAYNALMSAYSRAGRPDEVLRLFRSLPFPPTAPLFTTLISSLAVSGRPRAARAAFSSLLVSGLTPTASAFTALLKCHDGSLDSMHHIFLAMTSASCSPDAAVYNCYISMLCDSGRLEEAWGILDHMMDGGVRPTVRSYTAILRGYCEQGKILEAERLFDAMVDAGCSPDVVSYSVLIEGLCGIREFHKVERILERSEEKGWTPNAVTYNIYMSALCRMGFLDEACHQVDKMRTRGLSPTVETLSILFDCLCRDSKFSEAVCLLEHSEELGWHADVFCYNTLMGRLCDAGDFARVFKLLVDLLKKGIGPDMFSFTIAIRGLCGVGKFRLAKCLIDNEWIGYDVVAFNTLIHGFYNAGDLRGVKLTYINMCSRQISPNNFTNATLIDSLCKDRKFVEAINSLASLRDGSVPDHVVHLNNRLVKGVRYTKVLNLLDEIRCRGFELDTCIFIPLVRVLCWEGYYKRENINEVSLILTSLGIR, from the coding sequence ATGCCCTTCCGCCCCACCTTCCCCCGCCGCTGCCTCGACGACCGCAagctctcctccttcctctccgcgctcgcctccttctccgccaacCCCTCCCCGTCGCCGCCCGCAGGATCGGTTCCCGCAGCCCGCACCCCCGCCGCCTACAATGCTCTCATGTCCGCCTACTCCCGCGCCGGCCGCCCAGACGAGGTGCTCCGCCTCTTCCGCTCCCTCCCCTTCCCCCCCACCGCGCCCCTCTTCACCACCCTCATATCCTCCCTCGCCGTCTCCGGCCGCCCCCGCGCCGCGCGCGCTGCCTTCTCCTCTCTGCTCGTCTCCGGCCTCACGCCCACCGCTTCTGCCTTCACCGCACTGCTCAAGTGCCATGATGGCTCGCTCGACTCTATGCACCACATTTTCCTTGCGATGACCTCCGCCAGCTGTTCACCTGATGCCGCCGTGTACAACTGCTACATTTCCATGCTCTGCGACTCCGGGCGGCTGGAGGAGGCCTGGGGTATCCTTGACCACATGATGGATGGGGGAGTCCGCCCCACTGTCCGCTCCTACACCGCGATTCTACGTGGATACTGCGAGCAGGGTAAGATTCTGGAAGCAGAGAGGTTATTCGATGCCATGGTCGATGCCGGCTGCTCCCCGGATGTCGTATCCTACAGCGTGCTTATTGAGGGGCTTTGCGGCATCAGGGAGTTTCATAAGGTGGAGAGGATATTAGAAAGAAGTGAAGAGAAGGGGTGGACGCCCAATGCTGTCACCTACAATATTTACATGTCTGCTCTGTGCAGGATGGGGTTCTTGGATGAGGCATGCCATCAAGTAGATAAAATGCGCACCAGAGGGCTCTCGCCAACGGTTGAGACATTGAGTATTCTATTTGATTGCTTGTGCCGAGACTCAAAGTTTTCGGAGGCAGTCTGCTTGCTGGAACACAGTGAAGAATTAGGCTGGCATGCTGATGTGTTCTGCTATAACACTTTGATGGGTAGGCTCTGCGATGCCGGTGATTTTGCAAGAGTCTTCAAGCTGCTGGTTGATCTGTTGAAAAAGGGCATTGGGCCAGATATGTTTAGTTTTACAATTGCAATACGTGGCCTCTGTGGAGTTGGGAAATTCCGTCTGGCAAAGTGTCTAATAGATAATGAGTGGATTGGATATGATGTTGTGGCTTTCAATACTTTGATTCATGGATTCTACAATGCTGGGGATTTACGTGGAGTCAAGCTAACTTACATCAATATGTGCAGTAGGCAAATTTCTCCAAACAACTTTACTAATGCTACATTGATTGATAGCTTATGTAAAGATCGAAAATTTGTCGAGGCAATAAACTCTCTTGCATCTTTGAGAGATGGGTCGGTGCCTGATCATGTTGTTCACCTGAACAATCGGTTGGTCAAAGGAGTAAGATATACAAAGGTGCTCAACCTACTTGATGAAATACGCTGCAGAGGATTTGAGCTAGATACTTGCATCTTCATCCCATTAGTTAGGGTATTATGCTGGGAAGGCTACTACAAGCGTGAGAATATCAATGAAGTTTCCCTTATACTGACCAGTCTAGGAATTAGATGA